GGTTCAATATAAGAACAGGTACAATGTTCGAAGGTTCTCATATACCATTACGTAAATGGTTTTTAGCGATATACCTATTCTTAAGTCATAAGAAAGGTATTAGCAGTATCCAATTGCATAAAGATATAGGTGTTACTCAGAAAACAGCGTGGTTTATGTTACATAGGATTAGATGTAATTGCGAAGATAAAATAGAAGTAAACTTTGATACTGAAACACAAATTGATGAAACTTATGTAGGCGGTAAAGCTCGTGGAAAAAGAGCACAAGGTCGTAGCTTAATAAAAACACCTGTTATGGGCTTGTTGTCAAATGGTAAAGTTAAGACTATAGTTATCCCGAATGCTAGTGCTTGGACACTTAAAACAGTAATTTATCATTTAGTTAAATTCGGTTCAACAATAGTAACAGATGGATGGAAAGGTTATCAAGGGTTGCATAAATCTTACAATCATAAAGTTATAAGGCATAATCAAGGAATTTATGTAGAAGATGGCTATCATACTAATTCTATAGAAGGCTTTTGGAGTCATTTGAAACGTGGTATTATAGGTGTATATCATCTTGTAAGTCGTAAGCATTTACATAAATATTGCGAAGAATTTACGTATCGATATAATACAAGAGAAATGTCTGATGGTGAACGATTTACTAAGTTTGTGTCAGAGTCTAATAACAAAATAACATATAGGCAAATAATAGGAATGTAAATTACTTGATTGCAGTAGGATATTAAAGAGTAGTTGGTTAATTTTGTATGCGACATTAATTTGTCAAATTAAGACATACAGAAGGTGTTTAACTTTTCTCTTCCGCAAATCTGGTAAATTTATAAGAACGAGAATAGGTTAGCATGCCTACGCTATATTTTAG
The Flavobacterium litorale genome window above contains:
- a CDS encoding IS1595 family transposase, with translation MKFFKSLLQLIDTLRTDEDCRTFLENAIWGDSPICPHCGLIDDRHYKLKFGGTFTGTYKCRSCKIRFNIRTGTMFEGSHIPLRKWFLAIYLFLSHKKGISSIQLHKDIGVTQKTAWFMLHRIRCNCEDKIEVNFDTETQIDETYVGGKARGKRAQGRSLIKTPVMGLLSNGKVKTIVIPNASAWTLKTVIYHLVKFGSTIVTDGWKGYQGLHKSYNHKVIRHNQGIYVEDGYHTNSIEGFWSHLKRGIIGVYHLVSRKHLHKYCEEFTYRYNTREMSDGERFTKFVSESNNKITYRQIIGM